The sequence below is a genomic window from Nostoc flagelliforme CCNUN1.
TAGGAAGTGAATTACTAGGAACCAGTACTGGTTTTCCATTTGGCCATTATAGTTATCTAAGCGGTTTAGGTTACAAAATTGCGGGTTTAGTCCCATTTACAATTCCCTTGTCGTGGTTTTATTTGGGATTTGTTTCTTACCTGCTGGCACGTGCAGGTTTAGAAGTGGACAAAAAACCCAACTTGTGGCGTCATATAAGTGCGATCGCTTTGGGTGCTTTATTAGGGGTAAACCTAGCGAGCCTGTTACCAGGGGCAAGTAGTACAAAAGCTGAGTTTGTAGTATGAAATAATATGGCTAAAACCCTTATTCTTTCGTTCCACCTTGTGGTGACTTTGGGCAGATGAGCGCGAACTATGTCTAGACAATTCGATAGACACTAATAACTGAAAAGGATATACAGAAATACTTTCAGGCTATCTTGCCCCTGGTGTCAGCTTGGCTATATCTACGCCAACATATCTAAGTCTGCCTCCTTTTTTTCCCGTATTACAGGATTTTGTTTTCGTTTATGACTTTTTCTGCTTCGTTTCCAAATCACCCCCTTTTTTTGAGTACCCGCCTTAATCTGTCAGGACTCAATTGAATTTGGCGATCGCGTTCTAATTTTTGAGCTAATTGAAGACTATTGTATGTGCGTGGTTCTTTTTTAAGGCATTCTTCTAAAAAAACTATATCTGACTCCTTCCATTTCGGTTTTCCTCCTCGACCGACTTTATCCCAAAGTCCTTCTAGACCTAGCTTTTCCCATTTATGTAAAACTTCCCTGACTGTTTGTGGAGTCCAATTAAAATGAGCAGCTATTTTTTCAACGTACCAGCCATGTGCATTTAGCCTGATGATCTCTGCTCGCTCTTTGACTTTCTGTGGTGCATCCGTAGTTCTTAGATTTAATAAAGTTTTATCCTGATCGCGAGTCAGAAATACCCTTAAACGAGCGCCCATGTCTTAGTCACCTCGGTAGATGCATTCTCCGTATTTACTTATCTTTACATACTTTGGTTTTTTCACGCCAACTTACTTACATGAGTAAGACAAACATTTTTAGAAGCTGAAACCCTTATTTTATCGTTGAGTAGTAACTCGATAATAAGTTTAAGTCAACGACCTTAGTTATCGGGAAAATCCTTAGCGAATAAGGCTTTTAAGCTTAACCCGGTTCTCTGTTCTGATGATACTCATACCCCATATAACATTGCAGTGAATTACTTTTAATATTAGTTGTGTTATAGACTCTGAAACTCATAAAACTCATTCCATAACTCATAGTAAAACTCATGAAAAATAACATCCCTAAATAGGAATGTTACTAAAATAACTTGTAACCAAGTACAACATCTCATTAATTCATAGCGAAATCTCTGCGTGCCTCTGCACCCCTTTGTGTTTAAATTTCAACCCTCAATTCGCCATGATTTTACGCAAAGCTGTACTAAGCACCTGTACTCTCAACAATTGCGTAGGGTCAGAAATAGGAGTGAGTTCTAAACCAAAGGCTTGAGCTTTTTTCTTCAGGTTATTAAGTAGGCGCTCTCAATACTGTTACTCATAAATCAATACTTCAATTAAGCCTGAAAGTCAGGTAAACTAAGCATTATTCCCAAGCATGAAAATTAACTGTGGTACATCTCAAGGATTTATCACTATTGTGTCCAACAATACAAAGTAGTTATTTTGTTTACTATTTTTGCGAATGCGGATTAATGCACATCTTGGACATTCCATAGCAATCGCACTAATTCATATTTTGATTCTGCAACGCCAAATGCTGCTCTTTTTTTGTAAAAAATCGCCGATACAATTCACAACTTGCCATCGCTTGACCTCCAGAAAGTTTAATCAACCCCATACTGCTTAACTTGTGAGTAAGGATGGGATCTAAGAGAATAGCTTCATTGGCATTCAGAACGTTATCAAAAGCTTGTCCTAACTCAGGCTGTTTTTGCAAGGTTGCCCAGTGACGCTGCAAGTGATTTGAATAAATTTTGCTAGCAGGGGGAGCAGTTTCTAGTAGTTGCGACAGAGTTACCTCCTTTCGACTCAGATGATAGAGAGCTAAATGTACTAGTGCCGGATGTCCCCCGACCATTGCCATTAATTGTCTAGCTCCTTCTCCATCTGTCCAATTGAGTCCATAGCATTGGGCTAACTGCTGTACCTCTTCTTGGCTAAAGTTGTCTAACTGAATCGGTAACCCTACATTGAAAGGAGACTGATTAAGTTCAAGAGGAACATAAATATCTGTTGAGTGAACCACGAGTAGACGAAGCTTTTGCCAAATGGGAAGTCTTTTCGCTTCTTCGTACCAAGAACGCAACAGAGGTAGAAAATCCTTCGCTACTTGGGGATGCTCGAAAATA
It includes:
- a CDS encoding helix-turn-helix domain-containing protein, with translation MGARLRVFLTRDQDKTLLNLRTTDAPQKVKERAEIIRLNAHGWYVEKIAAHFNWTPQTVREVLHKWEKLGLEGLWDKVGRGGKPKWKESDIVFLEECLKKEPRTYNSLQLAQKLERDRQIQLSPDRLRRVLKKRG